One Streptomyces marianii genomic window, ATCTGCCACACCGGGCTGGGCATGGCCATCGCCGCCAACAAGGTCCGCGGCGTGCGCGCGGTCACCGCCCACGACCCGCTGAGCGTGGAGCACGCGTTGACCCACAACGACGCCCAGGTCCTGTGCCTGGGCGCCGGAGTCGTCGGCCTCGCCCTGGCCCGGGACCTGACCGGCCAGTGGCTGAACCACACCTTCGACCCCGCCTCCCGTGCCGCAGCGAAGGTCGCCCTCATCACCGCGCACGAGCACCGCTCAGCCCACCGCTGAGCGCCCGGCCCCCGCCACCGGCCAGCCCAGCCGAGCCCGGCTCGGCCCGCACCCGAGGAGATGCGACATGCCCACCGACGCCACCACCGTTCCCCGCTCCCGCGCCCCACGACGCTGGCCCGACGAACCGGCCCAGGGCGGCTGGTACACCGACGCCGAGACCGCCGCCGCCCAGAAGATGCTGGACGAGTCGCGGTCGTGGCGGACGGGGTGGCGCAACAAGGACCTCGTGGCCGCCTTCGAGGAAGCGTTCGCGCAGGCGACCCGCGCCCGGCACGCGATCGCCTTCAACGGCGGCGGCACCGCCCTGGAGATGGTTCTCAGATGCCTGGAGATGCAGCCCGGTGACCAGGTGGTCTCCTGCGCCCTGAACTTCGTTGGCACTCACCTGCCGGTCATCCACCAGGGCGGCGACCTCGTCCTGGCCGAGCCCGACCCGCTCACCTTGAACCTGGACCCGGCCGACGTCGAGCACCGCCTCACCGACCGCACCCGCGCGATCGTGGTCACCCACTGGAACGGGCTCGCCGCCGACCTGAGACCGTTCCTCGACCTCGCCGAGCGCCACCCGCACCCGCACCACGGGCCGCCGGTGGTGATCGTCGACGCCGCGCGCGCGGCCGGCGGCATCACCCCCGCCGGGCTCCCGGTCGGCGCCGAGGGGTGGGCCACCATCTTCAGCTTCGAGACCAAGAAGCTGATGACGACCTTCGGACAGGGCGGCATGGTCACCACCGGCGACGCGCGGCTCGCCGACCGGCTGCGGCGCCTGCGCACCTACGGGCTGAGTCAGGAATGGGGCACCAACCAGCAGCTCTCCAAGATCCAGGCAGCCGTCGGCCTCGTCCAGCTCGGCCGCCTCGACGAGATGAACGCCGCCCGCATCGCCCGCGCCCACGAGCGCACCCGCCTGCTGCACGGCATCGAGCACCTGACCCTGCCGCCCGAACTCGACGGCGGACGGCACCTGTACTACCGCTACAACCTCCTGGTCCCCGCATCCTGGGCCGGAGCCGGCCGCGACGCCCTTATGGAACTCCTCGCCGACCGGTACGGGCTCGGCAGCATCATCAACGACCCCGTCACCTACACCGGGCACGACTACATCCGCGCCCACACCGACGGCCAGGCCTGCCCCCGAGCCGAGGCTCTCGCGGCCCGCCTGCTCTGCCCGTGCCTGCACCCGCAGATCCCCGCC contains:
- a CDS encoding RpiB/LacA/LacB family sugar-phosphate isomerase; this translates as MPESPESLRIVVAGDRAGAAYAHTLSDHIAAHPRVGSLVQVGLGEETPPYPYIAFAAAQLIASGHAERALLICHTGLGMAIAANKVRGVRAVTAHDPLSVEHALTHNDAQVLCLGAGVVGLALARDLTGQWLNHTFDPASRAAAKVALITAHEHRSAHR
- a CDS encoding DegT/DnrJ/EryC1/StrS family aminotransferase, whose protein sequence is MPTDATTVPRSRAPRRWPDEPAQGGWYTDAETAAAQKMLDESRSWRTGWRNKDLVAAFEEAFAQATRARHAIAFNGGGTALEMVLRCLEMQPGDQVVSCALNFVGTHLPVIHQGGDLVLAEPDPLTLNLDPADVEHRLTDRTRAIVVTHWNGLAADLRPFLDLAERHPHPHHGPPVVIVDAARAAGGITPAGLPVGAEGWATIFSFETKKLMTTFGQGGMVTTGDARLADRLRRLRTYGLSQEWGTNQQLSKIQAAVGLVQLGRLDEMNAARIARAHERTRLLHGIEHLTLPPELDGGRHLYYRYNLLVPASWAGAGRDALMELLADRYGLGSIINDPVTYTGHDYIRAHTDGQACPRAEALAARLLCPCLHPQIPADEEREICDAIRRATDEIARTFATT